From one Treponema denticola genomic stretch:
- a CDS encoding RlmE family RNA methyltransferase — protein sequence MAKNKYSEPDYWSKKAFAENYPARSVYKLEEMNKKFNLFSSNDKVLDLGAAPGSWTVYVLRFLNKEGRVTAVDLKPLDSSVYDERLNFFQGDMFDKGIIKSVKELGPYDAVICDAAPATTGNKTVDTARSSGLVELALYYAQEQLKQGGSFVVKIFQGGDQQIHLNNLRKCFKTARAFKPEACRSSSFETYLIGLDFKG from the coding sequence ATGGCAAAAAATAAATACAGCGAACCCGATTATTGGTCAAAAAAAGCTTTTGCCGAAAATTATCCTGCTCGTTCCGTATACAAACTTGAAGAGATGAATAAAAAATTTAATCTTTTTTCTTCCAATGATAAGGTATTGGATTTGGGAGCGGCTCCCGGAAGCTGGACTGTCTATGTCTTGCGATTTTTAAATAAGGAGGGAAGGGTAACTGCCGTCGATTTAAAGCCCTTGGATTCTTCGGTCTATGATGAGAGGCTTAACTTTTTTCAAGGCGATATGTTCGATAAGGGAATCATAAAATCGGTAAAAGAATTGGGGCCTTATGATGCTGTTATCTGCGATGCGGCTCCTGCAACAACAGGAAACAAAACCGTTGATACGGCCCGTTCTTCAGGTTTGGTAGAGCTTGCACTTTATTATGCACAAGAGCAGCTTAAACAAGGCGGTTCTTTTGTCGTAAAGATATTCCAAGGCGGAGATCAGCAGATTCACTTAAACAATTTACGAAAATGTTTTAAGACGGCAAGGGCCTTTAAGCCTGAAGCATGCCGCAGTTCAAGTTTTGAAACCTATCTAATAGGTTTGGATTTTAAGGGTTAG
- a CDS encoding CvpA family protein translates to MRIGSADIVFLIILSFFVIKVTVTGFIDEFFSKAAVIVGGLIAFLFYKLLTPVITELLGGKSLSAVIAFLILFLSTYLIIKLVQVFLGSLFSSESLKNLDRSLGFCLGLVEGLIVIGVILMLINIQTFVSFDKILSESIFAKILSPFILDITKQF, encoded by the coding sequence ATGCGGATAGGAAGTGCCGATATAGTTTTTTTGATTATATTAAGTTTTTTTGTTATTAAGGTTACAGTAACCGGTTTTATAGACGAGTTTTTTTCAAAGGCTGCGGTTATTGTCGGCGGACTTATAGCTTTTTTATTTTATAAATTGCTTACTCCCGTAATTACCGAGCTTCTTGGAGGAAAATCCTTATCTGCCGTGATAGCCTTTTTGATTTTATTTTTATCTACTTATTTGATTATAAAATTGGTGCAAGTTTTTTTAGGCTCCCTTTTTTCAAGCGAGTCATTAAAAAATTTAGACAGGTCATTGGGTTTTTGTCTGGGTCTTGTAGAAGGCTTGATTGTTATAGGAGTTATCCTCATGCTCATCAATATTCAAACCTTTGTTTCATTCGATAAAATATTAAGTGAAAGTATTTTTGCGAAAATCCTTTCTCCTTTTATTTTAGATATAACTAAGCAGTTTTAG
- a CDS encoding cation:proton antiporter, with product MSAGEIPIGEIALQIVLSVGIIVIVAKYLGLLAKKLNIPQVAGEIVAGLLLRYLPFFRNFGGVEPNIIYAETNQFIGYMSEIGVILIMFSAGLGTNLKSLVASGIKSTVIAACGVIVPLVLGTAMALGFWGFDGFGTPVFYQALFIGTILTATSVSITVAALKELGKINSEVGQTIISAAIIDDVLGIIALTVVLGASSGKGDYLALIIKTAAFFAASLVVGYVIYRIFKWYDKRHPHTHRISIYGLGVALIFAYCTERFFGIADITGAYVAGVVLCNLHDASYMEKKIDINSYMFFSPIFFTSIGLKTDFSGLNMSLLWFSIAFVLVGCISKIIGCGGSALTLGFKRKESLQIGLGMMVRGEVALIVAQKGLAAGMVKAEYFAPVILLIIVSSMIVPILLGKAFSDRSVAPPMKEQV from the coding sequence ATGTCTGCTGGTGAAATACCTATTGGCGAAATTGCTTTGCAAATCGTCCTTTCCGTTGGAATTATCGTTATTGTTGCAAAGTACCTCGGCCTTCTTGCAAAAAAATTGAATATTCCGCAAGTTGCGGGTGAAATTGTTGCAGGGCTTTTATTACGCTACCTGCCTTTTTTTCGTAATTTCGGCGGAGTTGAACCGAACATTATCTATGCCGAAACCAATCAGTTTATCGGATATATGTCGGAAATCGGCGTTATCCTGATTATGTTTTCCGCCGGATTGGGTACTAATTTAAAATCACTTGTTGCATCCGGTATCAAATCCACAGTGATCGCTGCTTGCGGCGTTATCGTTCCATTGGTTTTAGGTACGGCTATGGCCTTAGGCTTTTGGGGCTTCGACGGTTTTGGAACGCCCGTATTTTATCAAGCCCTATTTATCGGGACTATTTTAACGGCGACTTCGGTGAGCATTACCGTTGCCGCATTGAAAGAGCTGGGAAAGATAAATTCGGAAGTCGGGCAAACAATTATCAGTGCTGCAATCATCGATGATGTCTTAGGCATTATTGCATTAACGGTTGTACTCGGTGCAAGTTCCGGTAAGGGCGACTACCTCGCACTTATTATAAAAACGGCAGCGTTCTTTGCCGCTTCGTTGGTAGTAGGCTATGTGATTTACCGAATCTTCAAATGGTATGATAAGAGGCATCCTCATACTCACCGTATTTCGATTTACGGGCTAGGGGTTGCATTGATTTTTGCCTATTGTACCGAACGATTTTTCGGTATTGCCGATATTACCGGTGCCTATGTTGCAGGGGTTGTATTGTGCAACTTGCATGATGCTTCCTATATGGAAAAGAAAATAGACATCAATTCGTATATGTTTTTTAGTCCTATCTTTTTTACCTCTATCGGACTTAAAACGGACTTTAGCGGACTGAATATGAGCTTACTATGGTTTTCGATAGCCTTTGTGCTTGTCGGTTGTATCAGCAAAATAATCGGCTGCGGCGGTTCGGCATTGACGTTGGGCTTTAAGCGGAAGGAATCGCTCCAGATAGGGCTGGGAATGATGGTGCGCGGTGAAGTAGCCCTCATAGTAGCTCAAAAGGGACTTGCGGCCGGGATGGTTAAAGCCGAATACTTTGCACCGGTCATTTTGCTGATTATCGTTTCCTCCATGATTGTGCCTATTTTGTTGGGAAAAGCATTTTCGGATAGGTCCGTTGCTCCTCCAATGAAGGAACAGGTATAG
- a CDS encoding HAD family hydrolase, translating into MLNDDALILKTGNWEPQNKKRLEKLIREKAFNGNYAVFDWDFTSIFYDTQDNLFVYQIENLCFNLNPEEFNQTIRAGIPQDEILPHTINLEGRALTAGELSDDLNERYEFLYKNYLGFSGKMSLAEITLTEEFIDFKAKMLVLMRGAASLCGVDIGQSVSTGMTIEELSALTETAIDQGLKDEIKTYKIRSSSVLKGRTGEVEGGYRKGLRVQEEMQDLFSALRKNGIEVYICSASQEDNVRVFASNPKYGYKLDTKNVFGRRRLLDENKKLTVIDDSSIPATRKEGKAEAIKKVLAPKHQNKAPVLIAGDGDGDFYMMDAFKDEALILIFNRSPKKEAKIYPLLMTGIKERENPDARIIVQHRNNQKGCFISKAPEEEKPLDSLPEK; encoded by the coding sequence ATGCTTAACGATGATGCTTTAATTTTAAAGACAGGAAACTGGGAGCCTCAAAATAAAAAGAGGCTTGAAAAACTGATACGCGAAAAGGCCTTTAACGGGAATTATGCCGTTTTTGACTGGGATTTTACTTCAATTTTTTATGACACACAGGATAATCTTTTTGTGTACCAGATTGAAAATCTTTGTTTTAATTTAAACCCTGAAGAATTTAATCAAACCATAAGGGCGGGAATTCCTCAAGACGAGATTTTGCCCCATACAATAAACCTTGAAGGCAGAGCCTTAACTGCCGGAGAACTTTCCGACGATCTAAACGAACGCTACGAGTTTCTATATAAAAATTATTTGGGTTTTAGCGGAAAAATGAGCCTTGCAGAAATTACATTGACCGAAGAGTTTATAGATTTTAAGGCTAAGATGCTCGTTTTAATGCGGGGAGCAGCCTCCCTTTGCGGTGTGGACATCGGCCAATCCGTAAGCACCGGTATGACGATAGAAGAACTTTCGGCCCTTACCGAAACGGCGATAGACCAAGGCCTAAAAGACGAAATAAAAACTTATAAGATACGCTCCTCATCGGTTTTAAAAGGAAGAACCGGAGAAGTAGAGGGCGGCTATAGAAAGGGTTTGCGCGTTCAAGAAGAAATGCAAGACTTGTTTTCGGCTTTAAGGAAAAACGGAATCGAAGTCTATATTTGCTCGGCCTCCCAAGAAGACAATGTCCGAGTTTTTGCCTCCAACCCAAAATACGGATATAAGCTGGACACTAAAAACGTTTTCGGAAGAAGAAGACTCCTTGATGAAAATAAAAAGCTTACCGTTATAGACGACAGCTCGATTCCTGCAACAAGAAAAGAGGGAAAGGCCGAAGCAATAAAAAAAGTCCTAGCCCCGAAACACCAAAACAAAGCTCCCGTTTTAATAGCAGGCGACGGGGACGGCGATTTTTACATGATGGATGCTTTTAAAGACGAGGCCTTGATCCTAATCTTTAACAGAAGCCCCAAAAAAGAGGCTAAAATATATCCCCTTTTAATGACCGGAATTAAAGAAAGAGAAAATCCTGATGCTCGGATAATTGTTCAGCACAGAAATAATCAAAAAGGATGTTTTATCTCAAAGGCCCCGGAAGAAGAAAAACCTCTGGACAGCCTGCCTGAAAAGTAA
- a CDS encoding two-component system sensor histidine kinase NtrB: protein MREFMRRGIQKSPNMNEAQLRTFVKLLANEYSLLDSVMDSLNDGVIVADSENKIIKSNRAAERILGTSLRSSSLGGSALGEGHEKNVWEHIKIQDIAGFVSSVIQNESGQTSKEFNLKADKPEGKNKYIEVSVLPLVNEKKIKGTIIMIADITEKRIEEIKNRRLENLASLTNVAAAVAHEIKNPLAAISIHLQLLKKNFTACNLSINQKAQKHIGVIEEEIERLNKIVVDFLFAVRPLKFEFVPVDINVLLKNLYDTFFDEFNDSGIAISLSFSKELPKIQGDERFLRQAFMNVLTNAKAAMPNGGFLDISTKAVNDFIIVTISDSGQGILPEDMHKIFEPYFTTKHDGTGLGLTMTYKVIKEHGGDINVYSDYGMGTSFKFSLPIERKGAMLLLSDKTFDFDSVKDIK from the coding sequence ATGAGAGAGTTTATGAGAAGGGGAATACAAAAGTCCCCAAACATGAATGAAGCTCAGCTGCGTACATTTGTAAAGCTGCTTGCAAACGAGTATTCTCTATTGGATTCAGTAATGGATTCTTTAAATGACGGTGTTATAGTTGCAGATTCCGAAAATAAGATTATAAAATCGAATAGGGCTGCAGAAAGAATTTTAGGCACTTCCCTTAGAAGCTCCTCTCTTGGAGGCTCCGCTTTAGGAGAAGGTCATGAAAAAAATGTTTGGGAACATATAAAGATTCAAGATATTGCCGGCTTTGTTTCTTCGGTTATTCAAAATGAAAGCGGACAAACTTCAAAAGAGTTTAACCTAAAAGCCGATAAGCCTGAAGGTAAAAATAAATATATTGAAGTTTCGGTTCTTCCCTTGGTAAACGAAAAAAAGATTAAAGGTACGATAATTATGATTGCGGATATTACCGAAAAAAGAATTGAAGAAATTAAAAACCGCCGTCTTGAAAATCTTGCAAGCCTTACAAATGTGGCAGCTGCCGTTGCTCACGAAATAAAAAATCCTCTTGCAGCAATCAGCATTCATTTACAGCTTTTAAAGAAAAATTTTACGGCCTGTAATTTATCAATAAACCAAAAGGCTCAAAAACATATAGGCGTTATCGAAGAAGAAATTGAAAGGCTCAATAAAATTGTGGTGGATTTTTTGTTTGCCGTGCGTCCCTTAAAATTCGAGTTTGTTCCCGTAGATATAAATGTCCTTTTAAAGAATTTATACGATACTTTTTTTGACGAGTTTAATGACAGCGGTATAGCTATTTCTCTTAGCTTTTCAAAGGAGCTTCCTAAGATTCAAGGCGATGAAAGATTTTTGCGGCAGGCATTTATGAATGTCCTAACAAATGCAAAAGCCGCAATGCCGAATGGAGGCTTTTTGGATATATCGACAAAGGCAGTAAACGATTTTATTATTGTAACTATTTCGGATTCAGGGCAGGGTATCTTACCCGAAGATATGCATAAAATATTTGAGCCTTATTTTACGACAAAACATGACGGAACGGGCTTGGGGCTGACCATGACTTATAAGGTTATAAAAGAACATGGAGGAGACATAAATGTTTATTCGGATTACGGCATGGGAACAAGTTTTAAATTTTCTCTTCCGATAGAGCGTAAGGGTGCAATGCTTTTACTCTCCGATAAAACTTTCGATTTTGATTCGGTAAAGGATATAAAATGA
- a CDS encoding sigma-54-dependent transcriptional regulator, with product MKFSILVIDDEKNIREGLAMALEDEGYEVITADNGKTGLDIALKDEVDLVITDLKMPEISGEDVLREVISKTPGIPVIVLTGHGTVETAVEAMRMGAYDFLTKPLNLERLFLLVKRALQNRALVLQNRALLHDIETKQSFENIIGKSPLMEKVFENIKKVAPTKASVLITGETGVGKELIAQAIHNLSNRKDKPFVQVHCASFAESLLESELFGHEKGAFTGAVQRSRGRFEIANGGSLFLDEIGEVNQMIQVKLLRVLQEKKFERVGGSETLSVDTRIIAATNRDLVEEIKKGNFREDLYFRLNVVHIHVPPLRERKEDIPLLAAAFIKDFAEENGKKIDSIEPRARAAIYNYEWPGNIRQLQNCIQSAVVMSSDNVIHFDDLPETLREKAEASSIRIPMGVNMAEAEKQIILQTLANQNNNKSKTADILGIGRRTLHRKLDEYEAEIKDDTSRMLEEKENQSKKEKSNGKK from the coding sequence ATGAAATTCAGTATTTTGGTTATTGATGACGAAAAAAATATTCGTGAAGGCCTTGCGATGGCCTTGGAAGATGAAGGCTATGAAGTAATTACTGCCGATAACGGAAAAACAGGTTTGGATATTGCCTTAAAAGACGAAGTCGATCTTGTAATTACCGATCTAAAAATGCCTGAAATAAGCGGCGAAGATGTCTTACGTGAAGTTATTTCAAAAACCCCGGGAATTCCCGTAATTGTTCTAACCGGACACGGTACGGTAGAAACGGCTGTTGAAGCCATGAGGATGGGGGCCTATGATTTTTTAACCAAGCCCTTGAATTTGGAACGTCTTTTTCTTTTAGTAAAAAGAGCCTTACAAAACAGAGCCCTTGTTCTTCAAAATAGAGCACTTTTACATGACATTGAAACCAAACAAAGTTTTGAAAATATTATAGGCAAGAGCCCTCTTATGGAAAAGGTTTTTGAGAATATAAAAAAAGTTGCTCCTACAAAGGCCAGCGTCTTAATTACCGGAGAAACCGGAGTCGGAAAAGAATTGATAGCTCAAGCCATTCATAATCTTTCAAACCGTAAGGATAAGCCCTTTGTTCAAGTTCACTGTGCTTCCTTTGCCGAAAGCCTTTTGGAGTCCGAGCTTTTCGGCCATGAAAAAGGAGCCTTTACAGGGGCCGTACAACGCAGCCGAGGCCGCTTTGAAATTGCAAACGGCGGTTCTCTTTTTTTGGACGAAATAGGCGAAGTCAACCAAATGATACAGGTAAAACTTTTGCGTGTTCTTCAAGAAAAAAAATTTGAGAGGGTAGGAGGTTCTGAAACTCTCAGCGTAGATACAAGAATAATTGCCGCCACAAACAGGGATTTGGTAGAAGAAATAAAAAAAGGAAATTTTAGGGAAGATCTTTATTTTAGATTGAATGTAGTGCATATTCATGTTCCTCCCTTGCGTGAACGCAAGGAGGACATTCCTCTTTTGGCCGCTGCTTTTATCAAAGACTTCGCCGAGGAGAACGGCAAAAAAATAGATTCTATAGAGCCTCGTGCAAGAGCTGCAATTTATAATTACGAATGGCCCGGAAATATAAGGCAGCTTCAAAACTGTATTCAAAGTGCCGTTGTAATGAGCTCCGATAATGTAATTCACTTTGACGACTTACCGGAAACATTACGCGAAAAGGCCGAGGCTTCTTCAATCCGTATACCTATGGGAGTAAATATGGCCGAAGCCGAAAAGCAAATTATTTTACAGACTCTTGCAAACCAAAATAACAATAAATCAAAGACAGCCGATATTTTGGGAATAGGCAGGAGAACCCTCCATCGAAAACTTGATGAGTATGAGGCGGAGATTAAAGATGATACTTCCCGAATGTTGGAAGAAAAAGAAAATCAATCCAAAAAGGAAAAATCAAATGGCAAAAAATAA
- the murG gene encoding undecaprenyldiphospho-muramoylpentapeptide beta-N-acetylglucosaminyltransferase, translated as MKCVVFTGGGTGGHIFPGLAVAEALSSSLECRIVWIGSAKGVDRKIVESSELYSAYPSVLEFIGIPAGKLRRYFSFQNFIDVFKVAAGFIKSFFILLKLKPIFVFSKGGFVSVPPCAAAKFLKIPVITHECDFSPGLATRINSKFANHILVSYQETAELLPASLRSKVICTGNPVRLSFYSGRPEKGLSFLNIKSDLPVLFVLGGSLGARQLNDLISDSIEYLVRRFVVVHQIGEANMDQGQKIKDGLLNSSPEFADNYKPYPFIKKEMADVLSLSSIVVSRAGANTVWESAAAGKPMILVPLEKGSSRGDQIENAEFFKKKGAAEILLGEDVRPDIFIRLLRELGFEENISGNERLEKMALASAALAGERPALVIADFLKSFFTVKD; from the coding sequence ATGAAATGTGTTGTTTTTACCGGAGGCGGAACGGGGGGGCATATTTTTCCCGGACTTGCCGTTGCCGAGGCCTTGAGCTCTTCTTTGGAATGTAGAATAGTTTGGATCGGCTCTGCTAAGGGAGTTGACCGCAAAATAGTTGAATCTTCCGAGCTTTACTCGGCTTATCCTTCAGTTCTTGAATTCATAGGTATTCCTGCCGGAAAATTGAGGCGGTATTTTAGTTTTCAAAACTTTATAGATGTTTTTAAGGTTGCGGCAGGCTTTATAAAGTCCTTTTTTATTCTTTTAAAGTTAAAACCTATTTTTGTTTTTTCTAAGGGCGGCTTTGTTTCGGTGCCTCCCTGTGCCGCTGCAAAATTCTTAAAAATTCCGGTTATCACTCACGAGTGTGATTTTTCGCCCGGCCTTGCAACAAGGATTAATTCTAAATTTGCAAATCATATTTTGGTTTCATATCAAGAAACGGCGGAGCTCTTACCGGCCTCTCTCCGCTCAAAAGTTATATGTACCGGGAATCCCGTCCGCTTAAGTTTTTATTCGGGCAGGCCTGAAAAGGGACTCTCCTTTTTAAACATAAAATCGGACTTACCTGTTTTGTTTGTTTTAGGCGGAAGTCTAGGTGCAAGACAGTTAAACGATTTGATTTCAGATTCAATCGAATATCTTGTAAGGCGTTTTGTTGTGGTTCATCAGATTGGGGAAGCCAATATGGATCAGGGACAAAAAATTAAAGATGGTCTTTTAAACTCTTCCCCTGAATTTGCAGATAACTATAAACCCTATCCCTTTATAAAAAAAGAGATGGCCGATGTTTTAAGCCTTTCTTCGATTGTGGTGTCGCGGGCAGGTGCCAATACGGTTTGGGAATCGGCAGCTGCCGGTAAGCCTATGATTTTGGTTCCTCTTGAAAAGGGAAGCTCCCGCGGCGATCAAATAGAAAATGCCGAATTCTTTAAGAAAAAAGGTGCCGCAGAAATTCTTTTGGGTGAAGATGTAAGGCCCGATATTTTTATAAGGCTTTTACGGGAGCTTGGTTTTGAAGAAAACATAAGCGGAAACGAAAGGCTAGAAAAGATGGCTCTGGCCTCAGCTGCCTTAGCAGGTGAAAGACCTGCCCTTGTAATTGCAGATTTTTTAAAAAGCTTTTTTACCGTTAAGGATTAG
- a CDS encoding Rpn family recombination-promoting nuclease/putative transposase gives MSTANRKYKDSVFVDLFSEDEKAKENFLSLYNALHNTKLTAIEQLKNIRLDQGLYMTFYNDVSYLVDNKIIVLAEHQSTINPNMPLRCLEYVSRLYETLFESKEKYSRKLLNIPTPEFYVFYNGEDSYPSDKILKLSDAFIERTTEINLELTVKVININRKKRHPVLENCRTIQEYSIFVETVRKWKEIDPKTGFQKAVEECISNNILREYLKRKTKEVLNMLLAEYDYETDIAVQRAEEREIAFAQGISQGISQGSYQTKLETARILKQLGDSVKKIMQATGLSQEEVESIN, from the coding sequence ATGAGTACGGCAAATAGAAAATATAAAGACTCGGTGTTTGTCGATTTGTTCAGTGAAGACGAAAAGGCAAAAGAAAACTTCTTATCGCTATATAATGCTTTACATAATACCAAACTTACAGCAATAGAGCAGTTAAAAAATATCCGCCTTGATCAAGGCTTGTACATGACGTTTTATAATGATGTATCATACCTCGTGGATAACAAAATAATAGTACTTGCAGAACATCAATCTACTATCAATCCCAACATGCCTTTACGATGTCTTGAGTATGTCAGCCGTCTTTATGAAACCCTATTTGAATCAAAAGAAAAATATAGCCGTAAACTCCTAAATATTCCAACTCCTGAGTTTTATGTCTTTTACAATGGCGAGGATTCCTACCCATCTGACAAGATTCTAAAACTCTCAGATGCTTTTATAGAAAGAACAACAGAAATTAACCTTGAGTTGACCGTTAAGGTAATAAACATAAACAGAAAAAAACGTCATCCTGTATTGGAAAACTGCCGGACAATACAGGAATACAGTATATTTGTAGAAACGGTAAGAAAATGGAAAGAAATAGATCCTAAAACCGGCTTTCAAAAAGCTGTTGAAGAATGTATATCAAACAATATTTTGCGTGAATATCTAAAACGCAAAACTAAGGAGGTATTAAATATGTTACTAGCCGAATATGATTATGAAACCGATATAGCTGTACAACGAGCGGAAGAGCGTGAAATAGCTTTTGCTCAAGGAATATCACAAGGAATATCTCAAGGTTCATACCAAACAAAACTTGAAACAGCACGAATATTAAAACAACTTGGCGATTCCGTAAAAAAAATAATGCAAGCTACAGGTCTCAGCCAAGAAGAAGTGGAATCGATTAATTGA
- a CDS encoding S1C family serine protease — protein sequence MKLYSRRQTLVFSLIAALVFASAGFFAGIKYNTGNAGLSEIESEASNGPADFEENAENGFAQTENSQNLNMQQYGNTAALSTSNETGYIGYTPAESQNIHVYESTNEAVVNITTETMGVNWFFEPVPVEGGSGSGSIIDESGLVLTNTHVIAEASKIFISLSDGSQYEAKVVGTDEENDLAVLKFDPPKNIKLTAIKFGDSANLKVGQRVLAIGNPFGLERTLTDGIVSALKRPIQNDKNIIIKNMIQTDTAINPGNSGGPLLDTQGRMIGINTMIYSTSGSSAGVGFAVPVNTAKRVVADILKYGKVIRGSIDADLVQVSGRLASYAKLPVSYGLLVSEVKKGSNAAKAGLRGGNEAVRSGVGRYSSVFYIGGDIIVEIGGQKINNITDYYSVLEDKKPGETVKVKIIRGKKLVDLNLTLSERN from the coding sequence ATGAAACTTTACAGTAGAAGACAAACATTAGTATTTTCGCTCATTGCAGCCTTGGTTTTTGCAAGTGCCGGTTTTTTTGCCGGTATAAAATACAATACAGGAAACGCCGGCTTAAGTGAAATTGAAAGTGAAGCTTCAAACGGCCCTGCCGATTTTGAAGAAAATGCAGAAAACGGATTTGCTCAGACAGAAAATTCGCAAAATTTAAATATGCAACAGTATGGAAATACGGCTGCTTTAAGCACTTCAAATGAAACAGGCTACATAGGCTATACTCCTGCCGAATCACAGAATATTCATGTATACGAATCGACCAATGAAGCTGTCGTAAACATAACCACCGAAACCATGGGAGTAAACTGGTTTTTTGAACCTGTTCCCGTCGAAGGCGGCTCAGGTTCGGGTTCCATAATCGACGAAAGCGGATTGGTACTGACCAACACACATGTAATTGCAGAAGCTTCAAAGATTTTTATTTCTCTTTCTGACGGAAGTCAGTACGAGGCAAAAGTAGTGGGAACAGATGAGGAAAACGATTTGGCGGTTTTAAAATTCGATCCGCCTAAAAATATTAAACTTACGGCAATAAAATTCGGCGACTCAGCCAATTTAAAAGTCGGCCAAAGAGTTTTAGCTATCGGAAATCCTTTCGGACTGGAAAGAACTCTTACAGACGGAATAGTCTCGGCATTAAAACGCCCGATTCAAAACGATAAAAATATCATCATCAAAAACATGATTCAAACCGATACGGCAATTAACCCCGGAAACTCAGGCGGCCCTCTTTTAGACACTCAAGGAAGAATGATAGGAATAAACACCATGATTTATTCCACATCGGGAAGCTCGGCCGGAGTCGGCTTTGCAGTTCCAGTAAATACGGCTAAAAGAGTCGTTGCAGATATCTTAAAATACGGAAAGGTTATCCGCGGTTCTATCGATGCCGACTTGGTTCAAGTTTCAGGAAGACTTGCCTCTTATGCAAAACTCCCCGTTTCTTACGGGCTCCTTGTTTCCGAGGTAAAAAAAGGAAGCAATGCGGCAAAGGCCGGCCTTCGCGGAGGAAATGAAGCTGTGCGTTCGGGAGTGGGCAGATACAGCTCCGTCTTTTACATAGGCGGCGACATAATCGTTGAAATAGGCGGACAAAAAATAAATAACATAACCGATTATTACTCGGTACTGGAGGACAAAAAACCCGGTGAAACTGTAAAGGTTAAAATTATCAGAGGGAAAAAACTTGTTGATTTAAACTTAACCTTATCGGAACGAAACTAA